One Thermoanaerobacter pseudethanolicus ATCC 33223 genomic window, TTCAATGTATTTTTTAATTTCATCCTTTGTTGCAACTCTGCCTGCAACTTTGACTTCTTCATTAATCACGAGAGCAGGTGTAATCATTACGTATTCTATAATTTTATTTAAATCCTGAACTTTTTCGACTTCTGCTTCAATTCCTAGTTCTTGTAATGCAGCTTTTGTATTTTCCTCCAAAGCTTTGCACTTTGCGCATCCCATTCCAAGAATTTTAATATCCATTGTATTTTCCTCCTTTAATTTCATTTATTTGCTTTATTTTCATATAAACATTTTAATTTTATCATAAATTTTTAAAAGAAAATCATTTAATCTAAAATAGTTTTAAAAAAAATTTCCAAAAACAAATCCAATAAAAGTCGACATTATAATTACTAAACTTACATAGGTAACAGTCTTTTTTGGTCCGAGGACGCTATTAATTACAAGCATGCTGGGGAGACTCAAAGCAGGTCCTGAGAGCAAAAGTGCGAGGGCAGGACCTTGCCCCATACCGTAACCCAAAAGGCCCTGAATTATGGGAACTTCTGTAAGAGTAGAAAAATACATAAAAGCACCTATTATT contains:
- a CDS encoding thioredoxin family protein, with translation MDIKILGMGCAKCKALEENTKAALQELGIEAEVEKVQDLNKIIEYVMITPALVINEEVKVAGRVATKDEIKKYIEEYTK